The following coding sequences are from one Bacillus kexueae window:
- the asd gene encoding aspartate-semialdehyde dehydrogenase → MSLKGYHVAVVGATGAVGTQMLNTLADREFPISKLTLLSSKRSAGTKLTFKGQEYTVEEATPESFEGVQIALFSAGGSVSKQLAKEAVKRGAIVIDNTSAFRMDKDVPLVVPEVNEEDLKGHNGIIANPNCSTIQMVVALQPIRQAFGLSKIIVSTYQAVSGAGAQAIEELKQQSQDVLDGKEPQASILPVKSDEKHYQIAYNAIPQIDKFQENGFTFEEMKMINETKKIMHDDSLQVAATCVRLPVVTGHSESVFIQVEKDDVSVEDVRQLLKDAPGVTLQDDPSKQLYPMPAYCVGKYDTFVGRIRKDLDNPRGFHLWVVSDNLLKGAALNSVQIAESLVKLNLV, encoded by the coding sequence ATGAGTTTGAAAGGTTATCATGTAGCAGTAGTTGGAGCAACAGGAGCAGTAGGAACACAAATGTTAAATACATTGGCAGATCGCGAGTTTCCGATTTCCAAATTAACTTTACTATCTTCAAAACGATCTGCAGGAACGAAATTAACATTTAAAGGTCAAGAATATACAGTAGAAGAAGCGACTCCTGAAAGCTTTGAAGGTGTACAAATTGCACTTTTTAGTGCTGGGGGAAGCGTTTCGAAACAACTAGCGAAAGAAGCGGTGAAAAGAGGAGCAATTGTAATTGATAATACAAGTGCCTTCCGCATGGATAAAGATGTACCACTAGTTGTGCCGGAAGTGAATGAAGAAGACTTAAAAGGGCATAACGGAATTATTGCCAATCCAAATTGTTCGACGATTCAAATGGTTGTGGCACTACAACCGATTCGCCAAGCATTCGGATTATCGAAAATTATCGTTTCTACGTATCAAGCAGTCTCAGGAGCTGGTGCTCAAGCGATTGAAGAATTAAAACAACAATCACAAGATGTTTTAGATGGAAAAGAACCGCAAGCTTCTATCTTACCTGTTAAAAGTGATGAAAAACATTATCAAATCGCTTATAATGCCATTCCACAAATCGATAAATTCCAGGAAAATGGATTTACATTTGAAGAGATGAAAATGATTAATGAAACGAAAAAAATTATGCACGATGATTCGTTACAAGTAGCAGCGACTTGCGTTCGTTTACCTGTCGTAACTGGTCACTCAGAGTCTGTATTTATTCAAGTAGAAAAAGATGATGTGTCCGTTGAAGACGTGCGTCAACTGTTGAAAGATGCACCAGGTGTAACCCTGCAAGACGATCCAAGTAAGCAGCTTTATCCAATGCCTGCCTATTGTGTAGGAAAATATGATACGTTTGTTGGGCGTATTCGTAAAGATTTAGATAACCCACGCGGCTTCCACCTTTGGGTTGTTTCGGATAACTTATTAAAAGGTGCAGCACTAAACTCTGTACAAATAGCTGAAAGCTTAGTCAAATTAAATCTAGTATAA
- a CDS encoding M16 family metallopeptidase has protein sequence MIKKYTCSNGVRIVLESIPTVRSVAIGVWIGTGSRSENEQNNGISHFLEHMFFKGTSTRSAREIAESFDSIGGQVNAFTSKEYTCYYAKVLDEHANHALEVLADMFFNSTFDKTEMDKEKNVVLEEIKMYEDTPDDIVHDLLSKAIYGNHPLGYPILGTEETLHSFTPDTLRDYMKKYYTPDNVVISIAGNIDESFIQEVEKYFGSYTTGYQKNTYKVPVFQSGKLARKKETEQAHLCIGYNGLKVGSDDIYSLIVLNNILGGSMSSRLFQDVREERGLAYSVFSYHSSFEDNGMLTIYGGTGSNQLDLLYDTIQQTIETLKKDGVTEKELLNSKEQIKGNLMLSLESTNSRMSRNGKNELLLRSHRTLDEVVQLINGVDMSSVQQTIEKIFTNDFALSVISPEGKLPSSIS, from the coding sequence TTGATTAAAAAATATACATGTTCAAACGGAGTTCGAATTGTACTAGAATCCATTCCAACTGTTAGGTCAGTAGCGATTGGTGTTTGGATTGGCACAGGATCAAGAAGCGAAAATGAACAAAACAACGGTATCTCACACTTTTTAGAACATATGTTTTTTAAAGGAACTTCGACAAGAAGTGCACGTGAAATTGCTGAATCATTCGATAGTATCGGTGGCCAAGTGAATGCCTTCACATCAAAAGAATATACGTGTTATTATGCTAAAGTGCTAGATGAACATGCTAATCATGCGCTTGAAGTGTTGGCGGATATGTTCTTCAATTCTACATTTGATAAAACGGAAATGGATAAAGAAAAAAACGTCGTATTAGAAGAAATTAAAATGTATGAAGATACACCAGACGATATTGTGCACGACTTACTTAGTAAAGCGATTTATGGTAACCATCCTTTAGGGTATCCAATATTAGGAACAGAAGAAACGTTACATTCTTTTACCCCAGATACGCTCCGTGACTATATGAAGAAATATTACACGCCTGATAATGTGGTCATTTCAATTGCGGGGAATATTGATGAATCGTTTATTCAAGAAGTAGAGAAATATTTTGGATCTTATACGACAGGTTATCAAAAAAATACGTATAAAGTACCCGTTTTTCAAAGTGGTAAATTAGCTCGAAAGAAGGAAACGGAGCAGGCTCATTTATGCATTGGCTATAATGGTTTAAAAGTAGGTTCAGATGATATTTATAGCTTAATCGTATTAAATAATATTTTAGGGGGAAGCATGTCCAGTCGTCTGTTCCAAGATGTTCGTGAAGAACGAGGCTTAGCGTATTCTGTCTTCTCTTACCATTCCTCTTTTGAAGATAATGGCATGCTAACAATTTATGGTGGGACAGGTAGCAACCAGTTAGATTTATTGTATGATACGATTCAACAAACAATTGAAACTTTGAAAAAAGATGGAGTTACCGAAAAAGAATTATTAAACAGTAAAGAACAAATAAAAGGAAACTTAATGTTAAGCTTAGAGAGTACAAATTCACGGATGAGTCGAAATGGTAAAAATGAGCTTCTGTTACGCTCACACCGTACACTTGATGAAGTTGTGCAACTAATTAATGGTGTCGACATGAGTAGTGTTCAACAAACAATTGAAAAAATATTTACAAATGATTTTGCTCTTTCTGTCATTAGTCCAGAAGGGAAATTACCCTCTTCCATTTCCTAA
- the rpsO gene encoding 30S ribosomal protein S15, with amino-acid sequence MALTQERKNAIINEFKTHESDTGSPEVQIAILTEQINTLNDHLRTHKKDHHSRRGLLKMVGKRRNLLTYLRNKDVTRYRELINKLGLRR; translated from the coding sequence ATGGCATTAACTCAAGAGCGTAAGAACGCAATCATCAACGAGTTCAAAACTCATGAATCTGACACAGGTTCTCCAGAAGTACAAATCGCTATCCTTACAGAACAAATCAACACTTTAAACGATCATTTACGTACTCATAAGAAAGACCATCATTCTCGTCGTGGTCTATTAAAAATGGTAGGTAAACGTCGTAACTTATTAACTTACTTACGTAACAAAGATGTTACTCGTTACCGTGAGTTAATCAACAAATTAGGTTTACGTCGATAA
- the dpaB gene encoding dipicolinate synthase subunit B, with protein sequence MMDVKGKRIGFGLTGSHCTYDEVFPQIERLVQAGADVIPVVTHTVQATTTRFGEGNEWVKKIEEATGHEIVDSIVKAEPLGPKLPLDCMIIAPLTGNSMSKFANAMTDSPVLMAAKATLRNHRPVVLGISTNDALGLNGVNLMRLMATKNIFFIPFGQDAPEKKPNSMVAYMNYLQETVEAALEHKQFQPVIIERYKLQ encoded by the coding sequence ATAATGGATGTGAAGGGAAAACGAATCGGATTTGGGTTAACGGGGTCACATTGTACGTACGATGAAGTATTTCCTCAAATTGAGCGATTAGTACAGGCGGGGGCAGATGTGATACCAGTTGTTACACATACGGTTCAAGCGACCACCACCCGTTTTGGCGAAGGAAATGAATGGGTGAAAAAAATAGAAGAAGCGACCGGTCATGAAATTGTTGATTCGATTGTAAAAGCGGAGCCACTAGGCCCAAAGCTTCCACTGGATTGCATGATTATTGCTCCATTGACGGGAAATTCGATGAGTAAGTTTGCAAACGCGATGACAGATTCACCAGTACTGATGGCAGCTAAGGCAACATTACGGAACCATCGTCCTGTAGTTCTTGGCATTTCTACAAATGATGCACTTGGTTTAAATGGTGTAAATTTAATGAGGCTAATGGCGACCAAAAATATATTTTTCATTCCATTTGGGCAAGATGCCCCTGAAAAGAAACCAAACTCCATGGTTGCGTATATGAATTATCTTCAAGAAACAGTAGAAGCAGCTCTAGAACATAAACAATTTCAACCGGTTATCATTGAACGATATAAATTGCAATAA
- the truB gene encoding tRNA pseudouridine(55) synthase TruB, giving the protein MEGVLLLHKPAGMTSHDCVNKIRKLFSTKKVGHTGTLDPDVSGVLPLCIGKATKIAQFLTAENKTYSAEITLGFSTTTEDASGEIVASKEVSKSLSSEDVKKVLEELTGEIEQTPPMYSAVKVNGRKLYEYAREGIEVERPTRTITIHQMDLTSDIEWNGQNVSFRIDVTCSKGTYIRTLAVMIGEKLGYPAHMSHLIRTKSGTFVLDDCLTFEELENILPNPLPANSFLTMNDALNHLPKWTINDTLAKKVKNGAVLSVPDDWNHQTNRPIRVIHNGECIALYTLHPTKENLVKPLKVFH; this is encoded by the coding sequence ATGGAAGGAGTACTACTTTTACATAAGCCAGCAGGAATGACGAGTCATGATTGTGTCAATAAAATACGCAAGCTTTTTTCCACCAAAAAAGTAGGGCATACAGGAACGTTAGACCCTGACGTATCAGGAGTTTTACCTCTATGTATCGGTAAAGCAACAAAAATTGCTCAATTTTTAACAGCGGAAAATAAAACGTATTCTGCTGAAATAACGCTTGGCTTTTCAACGACTACAGAAGATGCATCAGGTGAGATAGTAGCGTCTAAAGAAGTATCGAAAAGTCTAAGCAGTGAAGATGTGAAAAAAGTGTTAGAAGAACTTACAGGTGAAATTGAACAAACACCTCCCATGTATTCCGCCGTCAAAGTAAATGGAAGAAAATTGTATGAATATGCGCGTGAAGGTATTGAAGTAGAGAGACCGACTAGGACGATTACTATTCATCAAATGGATTTAACATCTGATATAGAATGGAATGGGCAAAATGTTTCCTTTCGAATTGATGTGACTTGTTCAAAAGGGACATACATCCGAACATTAGCTGTTATGATTGGTGAAAAGCTTGGTTATCCGGCTCACATGTCACATTTAATCCGTACAAAATCGGGTACCTTTGTGCTTGATGATTGCTTAACATTTGAAGAACTAGAAAATATTCTTCCGAATCCATTACCTGCAAACAGTTTTCTTACAATGAATGATGCGTTAAATCATTTGCCCAAATGGACAATTAATGATACATTAGCAAAGAAAGTGAAAAATGGAGCGGTATTATCGGTTCCCGATGATTGGAACCATCAAACGAATCGACCGATTCGTGTTATTCATAACGGCGAGTGTATTGCACTATATACCTTACATCCGACAAAGGAAAATCTCGTTAAACCGTTAAAAGTTTTTCACTAA
- the ribF gene encoding bifunctional riboflavin kinase/FAD synthetase translates to MKTIRLTHPHPYVLEDFSPMVMALGYFDGVHRGHQKVIQTAIKLAGEKNMKSAVMTFDPHPSVVLGKQASKMHYITPLHVKEQIMMEMGVDLLFIVEFTKEFASLLPQQFVDNYIIGLNVHHVVAGFDFTYGKLGKGTMETMPFHSRNQFTQTVVEKQTDHDRKISSTLIRKVLQSGDVAYAKHLLGRPHETTGTVVHGDKRGRTIGFPTANIDVKNEYFIPPTGVYAVTVEVEGERYEGVCNIGYKPTFHQEKKVLPSVEVHIFHFDQQIYGKTVTIKWHKRIRSEQKFESVQALINQIEQDKRSAEQFFEENKD, encoded by the coding sequence GTGAAAACGATAAGGTTGACGCATCCGCATCCGTATGTTTTAGAAGATTTTTCACCGATGGTTATGGCACTAGGGTATTTTGATGGAGTGCACCGTGGACATCAAAAAGTGATACAAACGGCTATTAAACTTGCGGGTGAGAAAAACATGAAAAGTGCTGTGATGACATTCGATCCGCATCCATCTGTTGTACTAGGGAAACAAGCTTCAAAAATGCACTACATCACTCCTTTACATGTAAAAGAGCAAATCATGATGGAAATGGGTGTGGATCTTTTATTTATTGTCGAGTTTACGAAGGAATTTGCAAGTTTACTTCCACAGCAGTTTGTCGATAATTATATTATCGGTTTAAATGTCCATCATGTTGTGGCAGGGTTTGATTTTACGTATGGAAAGCTTGGAAAAGGAACAATGGAAACCATGCCTTTTCATTCGCGTAATCAATTTACACAAACTGTCGTCGAAAAGCAAACAGATCACGATCGAAAAATTAGTTCGACATTGATTCGGAAAGTATTGCAAAGCGGAGATGTAGCATATGCCAAACATTTGCTTGGTCGTCCACATGAAACGACAGGTACGGTAGTCCATGGGGACAAAAGAGGTCGGACAATTGGATTTCCTACTGCTAATATTGATGTGAAAAATGAATATTTTATTCCACCAACTGGCGTGTATGCTGTAACCGTTGAGGTAGAAGGTGAAAGATACGAAGGCGTTTGTAATATTGGATATAAACCGACGTTTCATCAAGAGAAAAAGGTACTTCCTAGCGTAGAGGTCCATATCTTTCACTTTGACCAACAAATTTACGGAAAAACCGTTACGATAAAGTGGCATAAGCGGATTCGTAGTGAGCAAAAATTTGAATCTGTACAAGCATTGATTAACCAAATTGAGCAAGACAAACGAAGTGCTGAACAATTCTTTGAAGAAAACAAAGATTGA
- the pnp gene encoding polyribonucleotide nucleotidyltransferase: MEQEKHVFSIEWAGRTLSVEVGQLAKQANGAVLVRYGDTVVLSTATASKEPKAVDFFPLTVNYEERLYAVGKIPGGFIKREGRPSEKAILASRLIDRPIRPLFADGFRNEVQVVSMVMSVDQNCSSEMAAMFGSSLALSVSDIPFEGPIAGVTVGRVDGDFVINPTVEQMEQSDIHLVVAGTKDAINMVEAGAEEVPEETMLEAIMFGHEEIKRLIAFQEEVVAQIGKEKMDVQLYEVDAELEAKVREMAERDLLTAIQVQEKHAREDAIQAVKNDILAKFEEEEDEDTLKQVSEILSKLVKEEVRRLITEEKVRPDGRKVDEIRPLSSQVGLLPRTHGSGLFTRGQTQALSICTLGALGDVQILDGLSLEESKRFMHHYNFPSFSVGETGPMRGPGRREIGHGALGERALEPIIPDERDFPYTIRLVSEVLESNGSTSQASICASTLAMMDAGVPIKAPVAGIAMGLVKSGEYYTVLTDIQGMEDALGDMDFKVAGTEKGVTALQMDIKIKGLSREILEEALTQAKKGRLEILQSMLAAISEPRQELSPYAPKILTMTINPDKIRDVIGPSGKQINKIIEETGVKIDIEQDGTIFISSVDQEMNEKAKKIIEDIVREVEVGQMYLGKVKRIEKFGAFVELFSGKDGLVHISELAEERVGKVEDVVSIGDEILVKVTEIDKQGRVNLSRKAVLKEEKEKQNS; the protein is encoded by the coding sequence ATGGAGCAAGAAAAACACGTCTTTTCCATTGAATGGGCAGGAAGAACCCTTTCAGTGGAAGTGGGTCAATTAGCAAAACAAGCAAATGGCGCTGTATTAGTCCGTTACGGAGATACAGTCGTATTATCAACTGCAACAGCCTCAAAAGAACCGAAAGCAGTTGACTTCTTCCCTCTAACTGTCAACTATGAAGAACGTTTATACGCAGTTGGGAAAATTCCTGGAGGGTTTATTAAGCGTGAAGGACGTCCAAGTGAAAAAGCGATTTTAGCTAGCCGCTTAATCGATCGTCCTATTCGTCCTTTATTTGCAGATGGTTTCCGTAATGAAGTTCAAGTTGTCAGTATGGTGATGAGTGTAGATCAAAACTGCTCTTCTGAAATGGCAGCAATGTTTGGATCATCCCTAGCTCTTTCTGTATCCGATATTCCGTTTGAAGGGCCAATTGCTGGTGTAACTGTTGGTCGAGTTGACGGAGACTTTGTTATTAACCCAACCGTTGAACAAATGGAACAAAGTGATATTCACTTAGTTGTTGCAGGAACGAAAGATGCAATTAACATGGTTGAAGCTGGTGCAGAAGAAGTACCAGAAGAGACAATGTTGGAAGCTATTATGTTCGGTCATGAAGAAATTAAGCGTTTAATTGCGTTCCAAGAAGAAGTTGTTGCTCAAATTGGAAAGGAAAAAATGGACGTTCAATTATATGAAGTCGATGCAGAATTAGAAGCAAAAGTGCGTGAAATGGCTGAACGTGATTTGTTAACGGCTATTCAAGTTCAAGAAAAGCACGCTCGTGAGGACGCGATTCAAGCAGTTAAAAATGATATCTTAGCGAAATTTGAAGAAGAAGAAGACGAAGATACGCTAAAACAAGTGAGTGAAATTTTATCTAAGTTAGTGAAAGAAGAAGTGCGTCGCCTCATCACGGAAGAGAAAGTTCGTCCAGATGGACGTAAAGTGGATGAAATTCGTCCATTATCTTCGCAAGTAGGTTTATTACCTCGTACCCATGGTTCAGGATTATTCACACGTGGTCAAACTCAAGCGTTAAGCATTTGTACGTTAGGGGCACTAGGTGATGTGCAAATTTTAGATGGCCTAAGTCTTGAAGAGTCAAAACGATTCATGCATCATTATAATTTCCCTTCATTTAGTGTAGGTGAAACAGGACCGATGCGCGGACCAGGTCGTCGTGAAATTGGGCATGGTGCATTAGGAGAACGTGCGTTAGAGCCTATTATTCCAGACGAACGTGATTTCCCATACACAATTCGATTAGTATCGGAAGTTCTCGAATCAAATGGTTCTACATCACAAGCAAGTATTTGTGCTTCTACGCTTGCTATGATGGATGCAGGTGTGCCGATTAAAGCACCAGTAGCAGGTATTGCGATGGGGCTTGTCAAATCTGGTGAATATTACACTGTCCTTACAGATATTCAAGGAATGGAAGATGCTTTAGGAGATATGGATTTCAAAGTTGCTGGTACTGAAAAAGGTGTGACAGCCCTTCAAATGGACATTAAAATTAAAGGTCTGTCTCGCGAAATCTTAGAAGAAGCATTAACACAAGCGAAAAAAGGTCGTTTAGAGATTTTACAATCAATGCTTGCAGCCATTTCTGAGCCTCGTCAAGAACTTTCACCATATGCGCCAAAAATTTTAACGATGACTATTAATCCGGACAAGATTCGTGATGTTATCGGGCCGAGTGGTAAACAAATCAATAAGATTATTGAAGAAACTGGCGTGAAAATTGATATCGAGCAAGACGGAACAATCTTTATTTCTTCAGTCGATCAAGAGATGAATGAAAAAGCGAAGAAGATTATTGAAGATATTGTTCGTGAAGTTGAAGTTGGACAAATGTATTTAGGAAAAGTTAAACGGATTGAAAAATTCGGTGCATTTGTTGAATTATTTAGCGGAAAAGACGGACTTGTTCATATTTCCGAGCTAGCAGAAGAGCGGGTAGGTAAAGTGGAGGATGTCGTATCCATAGGCGATGAAATTCTCGTAAAAGTTACGGAGATTGATAAGCAAGGTCGCGTAAACTTATCTCGCAAAGCGGTATTAAAAGAGGAAAAAGAAAAGCAAAATTCTTAA
- the dpaA gene encoding dipicolinic acid synthetase subunit A produces MLTGLNIAVIGGDARQLEVIRKLVELDGKLYLVGFDQLDHGFTGAIKSKLEEVPFHEIDTIILPVPGTALDGHIDTVFSNEEIVLTEELLEQTPDHCQIYSGISNDYLNQLVLKTNRKLTQLFERDDIAIYNSIPTVEGTIMMVIQHTDFTIHGSNIMVLGLGRVGMSVARTFSHLGAHVRVGARKSKDLARITEMGLKPFHLNELEDEVSDVDVVLNTIPYPIVNAKAISKMPSHTLIVDLASKPGGTDFRYAEKRGIKAILAPGLPGIVAPKTAGQILANVLAQLLFEQLEDGKETS; encoded by the coding sequence ATGTTAACTGGGTTAAACATTGCCGTAATCGGTGGTGATGCTCGTCAATTAGAGGTGATTCGGAAATTAGTTGAATTAGACGGGAAACTGTATCTTGTAGGGTTTGACCAACTTGATCATGGATTTACAGGAGCAATCAAGTCGAAACTTGAAGAAGTGCCTTTTCATGAAATAGATACGATTATCTTACCAGTACCCGGTACTGCTTTAGACGGTCATATTGATACAGTGTTTTCTAATGAAGAGATTGTGTTAACAGAAGAATTACTTGAGCAGACTCCTGACCATTGTCAAATATATTCCGGTATTTCCAACGATTATTTAAATCAACTCGTGCTAAAAACGAATCGGAAGTTGACTCAGTTGTTTGAGCGCGACGATATAGCAATCTATAATTCCATTCCGACAGTTGAAGGTACCATTATGATGGTCATTCAGCATACGGATTTTACGATTCATGGGTCTAACATTATGGTACTGGGATTAGGGCGAGTTGGAATGAGCGTTGCCAGAACCTTTTCGCATTTAGGCGCACATGTCAGAGTTGGGGCACGTAAATCAAAAGACTTGGCACGCATAACGGAAATGGGACTTAAGCCATTTCATTTGAATGAATTAGAGGATGAAGTAAGCGACGTGGATGTGGTTCTCAATACAATTCCTTACCCTATTGTAAATGCAAAAGCGATCTCAAAAATGCCTTCTCATACTTTAATTGTTGATTTAGCTTCAAAACCAGGGGGAACGGATTTCCGGTACGCGGAAAAACGGGGGATTAAAGCGATTTTAGCTCCAGGATTACCTGGAATTGTTGCGCCTAAAACAGCTGGCCAAATATTGGCCAATGTATTGGCTCAACTTTTATTTGAACAATTAGAAGATGGAAAGGAGACTTCATAA
- the rbfA gene encoding 30S ribosome-binding factor RbfA, with protein sequence MSLRANRVAEQMKKELSDIIGRKIKDPRIGFVTVTDVRLSGDLQIAKVYISVLGDEKQREDTLKGLAKAKGFIRSEIGQRIRLRKTPEIQFEFDESIDYGNRIETLIHELNQNKEQD encoded by the coding sequence ATGAGTTTACGAGCAAACCGTGTCGCAGAACAAATGAAGAAAGAACTTAGCGACATTATCGGTCGAAAAATTAAAGATCCGAGAATTGGATTTGTAACGGTAACGGATGTTCGCCTTTCAGGTGACTTACAAATTGCAAAGGTATATATTTCTGTACTCGGTGATGAAAAACAACGTGAAGATACTTTAAAAGGGTTAGCGAAAGCTAAAGGCTTTATTCGCTCAGAAATTGGCCAAAGAATCAGATTACGCAAAACACCTGAAATTCAGTTTGAGTTTGACGAATCGATAGATTATGGAAATCGTATTGAAACGCTCATTCATGAACTGAATCAAAATAAAGAGCAAGATTAA
- a CDS encoding polysaccharide deacetylase family protein: MQRYIMQVVGFIVIFVISVSTIQNPFKHSYSDNIQKVSSTPAFHKDELYQEILAKSKKYNIAPQNAEIHSVWKATPGYNGIEVDVEESYNNMKKNGDFDEKLLVFKQISPSVHLEDLKPSPIYRGNPEKPMVSFIINVAWGNEYIPDMLEVLKKHHVKATFFLEGRWVKKYPDIAKMIADAGHEIGNHSYTHPNMAQLPSSSIRDQIVKTNEVIEATTNVKPTLFAPPSGSMREEVVTLADEYNMKTIMWSVDTIDWQRPEPHVLVERVMSKIHPGAIILMHPTSSTSKSLETLILSIKQRNLSIGSVSMLLDEQRIIEESTVK; encoded by the coding sequence ATGCAAAGGTATATTATGCAAGTGGTCGGCTTTATTGTTATCTTTGTTATTAGTGTAAGTACGATTCAAAATCCTTTTAAACACTCTTATTCTGATAACATTCAAAAAGTAAGTTCGACCCCTGCTTTTCATAAAGATGAACTTTATCAGGAAATTTTGGCTAAATCGAAGAAATATAACATTGCACCTCAAAATGCTGAAATACATAGTGTTTGGAAAGCAACACCCGGTTATAATGGTATTGAAGTAGATGTAGAAGAATCGTATAACAATATGAAAAAAAATGGTGATTTCGACGAGAAATTACTTGTATTTAAACAAATTTCTCCGTCTGTCCATTTGGAAGATCTTAAGCCATCACCTATTTATAGAGGCAACCCAGAGAAACCAATGGTATCATTTATCATAAATGTAGCGTGGGGAAATGAATACATTCCTGATATGCTTGAGGTGTTGAAAAAGCATCATGTAAAAGCGACTTTCTTTTTAGAAGGCAGATGGGTAAAAAAGTACCCAGATATCGCGAAAATGATTGCTGATGCTGGACATGAAATTGGAAATCATTCATATACACATCCGAATATGGCACAGCTTCCATCTTCTTCGATTCGGGATCAAATTGTGAAAACAAATGAAGTGATTGAAGCTACAACGAATGTGAAACCTACACTTTTTGCTCCACCGAGTGGAAGTATGAGAGAAGAAGTCGTAACACTCGCTGATGAATATAATATGAAGACAATTATGTGGTCTGTTGATACAATTGATTGGCAGCGTCCTGAGCCTCACGTACTTGTAGAACGCGTGATGTCCAAAATCCATCCCGGTGCTATTATATTAATGCACCCTACATCTTCTACATCCAAAAGCTTGGAAACACTGATTTTGTCCATTAAACAAAGAAATCTTTCGATTGGATCGGTGTCGATGCTCTTAGATGAACAGCGAATTATCGAAGAATCAACCGTGAAATAG
- a CDS encoding YlmC/YmxH family sporulation protein, translating to MRLSELSGKEIVDVKRAERLGVLGQTDLEIDEESGQIKALIIPSLKWFGLRKQGHEVRVPWHHIQKIGSDMVILDVPDEQIKKLDAPD from the coding sequence TTGAGGTTATCAGAACTAAGTGGCAAAGAAATTGTAGATGTGAAAAGGGCTGAACGGTTAGGGGTACTCGGGCAAACGGATTTAGAAATCGATGAAGAAAGTGGTCAAATTAAAGCACTTATTATTCCTTCATTAAAATGGTTTGGATTAAGAAAACAAGGACATGAAGTAAGGGTACCGTGGCATCATATTCAAAAAATCGGTTCAGATATGGTCATTTTGGATGTTCCAGATGAACAAATTAAAAAACTTGATGCACCAGACTAG